A window of the Chloroflexus sp. Y-396-1 genome harbors these coding sequences:
- a CDS encoding sugar ABC transporter substrate-binding protein: MLRKHTLSWIALMALLATLLAACGGGQPSTGGTGGGSGGTGDQQQTVTIRWRTRPGDAAEQRVYEELNALVNEKLKDKGITAVYDPAPNQGYFEKLKTELAAGNAPDIFWIGGVELADFVNTGQILDLKPLIDADSSFQLSNFYPNVIAQLTRDGKIYGLPRDISTMVVYYNEDLFKAAGLKTPKELAAEGNWNWNTMLEAARKLTDPANQQYGLGFGNWWGPAWGYFINAAGGSPFTPDRRGCALNTPESIEGAKMVRLLYDEKLLPAGDADGEALFNAGKVAMYFNGRWFTPGVRTNAKFNWDVAVMPEGKVKSTWLFWGPYLVNAKTANTQAAWEVLKVLTSAEATAKVAALGTNIPPRSDKAAVDAFLASTPPANNQAFLDGIPYAALEAPVWDGSWADFSGIVQSLWDQMIAGQLTPEQFGQQACEQTASTFK; encoded by the coding sequence ATGCTACGGAAACACACCCTGTCGTGGATTGCGCTGATGGCTTTGTTAGCCACGTTGCTGGCTGCATGTGGCGGCGGCCAGCCTTCAACTGGTGGTACTGGAGGTGGCAGTGGCGGTACTGGTGATCAGCAACAAACGGTGACCATCCGCTGGCGTACTCGCCCTGGTGATGCTGCCGAACAGCGCGTCTATGAAGAGTTAAATGCCCTGGTGAATGAGAAGCTTAAGGATAAGGGGATTACTGCGGTATACGATCCGGCGCCTAATCAGGGTTACTTCGAGAAGTTGAAGACCGAACTGGCTGCCGGAAATGCTCCTGACATCTTCTGGATCGGTGGTGTTGAGTTAGCAGATTTTGTCAACACCGGTCAGATACTCGACCTCAAACCTCTGATCGATGCCGACAGTAGTTTCCAGTTAAGCAATTTCTATCCAAACGTCATCGCGCAATTGACCCGCGATGGCAAAATCTACGGTTTGCCACGTGACATCTCGACGATGGTTGTCTATTACAACGAAGACCTGTTTAAGGCGGCGGGTCTGAAGACACCAAAAGAGCTGGCAGCCGAAGGCAACTGGAACTGGAACACCATGCTCGAGGCAGCGCGGAAGCTCACCGATCCGGCGAACCAGCAATATGGCCTCGGCTTTGGCAACTGGTGGGGACCAGCCTGGGGTTATTTCATCAATGCAGCCGGTGGTAGTCCGTTTACACCTGACCGACGTGGCTGTGCTTTGAACACACCGGAATCTATCGAGGGCGCCAAGATGGTTCGTCTCCTGTACGACGAGAAGTTGTTACCCGCCGGTGATGCTGATGGTGAGGCGCTGTTTAATGCCGGGAAGGTCGCGATGTATTTCAATGGCCGCTGGTTTACCCCTGGCGTGCGCACCAATGCCAAGTTCAACTGGGACGTGGCAGTGATGCCTGAAGGTAAAGTCAAGAGCACTTGGCTCTTCTGGGGGCCGTATCTGGTCAATGCGAAGACAGCGAATACGCAGGCGGCCTGGGAAGTGCTGAAGGTACTGACCAGTGCCGAGGCAACGGCGAAAGTTGCCGCATTGGGAACCAACATCCCGCCGCGCAGCGATAAGGCCGCAGTTGATGCCTTCCTTGCTTCGACGCCGCCGGCCAACAACCAGGCTTTCCTCGATGGCATCCCCTACGCTGCCCTCGAGGCGCCCGTCTGGGATGGTAGCTGGGCCGATTTCAGTGGCATTGTCCAGAGCCTCTGGGATCAGATGATTGCAGGTCAGCTCACACCTGAGCAGTTTGGGCAGCAGGCCTGCGAGCAGACGGCCAGTACGTTCAAATAG
- a CDS encoding carbohydrate ABC transporter permease, with amino-acid sequence MTKQAPAALPATHSRRHLSRRVRLWIDAFGMLLPTILGVLIFFLVPLAISFYLSFTDARLFGEPNLVGFNNYLRALSDPTFYRAMWNTAAFSMVTLVVSTVPALVLAVILNERIAGRTFFRAVFFIPVVASVVGVTLLWRYLLNIDFGFVNYVIRLFGFEPIPWLTSPEWGLISVIMVFSWKTIGYNMVIFLAGLQGVPPQLYEAASLDGASRWQQFLFITVPMLSPTTFFVLVTTLINCLQVFDVPVALGLTRSNTIGPADSMLTIVPLLWREAFIGGRMGYASALAWLLFMIILLLTLIQFRVSRRWVHYE; translated from the coding sequence ATGACTAAACAGGCGCCGGCAGCGCTGCCTGCAACTCACTCGCGTCGCCATCTCAGTCGGCGTGTGAGACTGTGGATTGATGCTTTCGGTATGTTGCTGCCGACGATACTGGGTGTGCTGATCTTCTTTCTCGTGCCACTCGCAATCTCTTTTTATTTGAGTTTTACCGATGCACGCCTCTTTGGTGAACCGAACCTTGTCGGGTTTAACAACTACCTGCGTGCCCTTTCCGATCCGACCTTTTACCGGGCAATGTGGAATACCGCGGCGTTTTCGATGGTGACGCTGGTTGTTTCGACGGTACCGGCCCTGGTTCTGGCTGTTATCCTCAATGAAAGAATTGCCGGTCGCACCTTTTTTCGAGCAGTGTTTTTCATTCCGGTGGTTGCTTCCGTGGTTGGGGTAACCCTGCTCTGGCGTTATCTGCTCAACATTGATTTTGGCTTTGTGAATTACGTGATTCGCCTGTTCGGTTTTGAACCGATTCCATGGTTAACCAGCCCAGAATGGGGCTTGATCAGCGTGATCATGGTCTTCTCGTGGAAGACCATTGGCTACAATATGGTCATCTTTCTGGCCGGTTTGCAGGGTGTGCCGCCACAACTCTACGAAGCAGCTAGCCTTGATGGAGCCAGTCGCTGGCAGCAATTTCTTTTCATTACCGTGCCGATGCTCTCGCCCACAACATTCTTTGTGCTGGTAACAACGCTGATCAATTGTTTGCAGGTGTTCGATGTACCGGTTGCCCTTGGGCTGACTCGTTCAAATACGATTGGTCCGGCAGACTCGATGCTGACGATTGTGCCATTACTCTGGCGCGAGGCGTTCATCGGTGGCCGCATGGGGTACGCTTCGGCACTGGCCTGGTTGTTGTTCATGATTATTTTGCTGTTGACCCTGATCCAGTTCCGGGTATCGCGGCGATGGGTTCACTACGAGTAA
- a CDS encoding carbohydrate ABC transporter permease, with the protein MASAILRRPWERLLAYLVLSITGFIMVFPFIYMFLSSLKPSAEVVQVPPTLWPSEVRWSNYLEVLSIVPLGTQLLNTIIVTVLVVLGWVLTSVLAGYAFARLEFPGREWLFGAYLATLMVPFAVLIVPMYRLMLVFGWVDRLEALIIPWLFTAYGTFLLRQFFMSVPRDLEDAALIDGASHWGILFRIFLPLARPAIATLATFAFLYAWNSFLWPLIIISSPSRKVVTQGLVDLQALYAARVDLIMAGSTLAVLPTLIVFLFAQRYFIEGIATSGLAGR; encoded by the coding sequence ATGGCGAGTGCGATCTTACGTCGACCGTGGGAGCGATTGCTAGCCTATTTAGTGCTGAGTATTACTGGCTTCATCATGGTCTTTCCGTTCATTTATATGTTCCTGTCATCGCTCAAGCCTTCGGCTGAGGTTGTGCAGGTGCCACCGACGCTGTGGCCGAGCGAGGTGCGCTGGTCGAATTATCTGGAAGTGTTGAGTATTGTACCGTTGGGTACCCAGTTGCTCAATACCATTATTGTCACTGTCCTTGTCGTGTTGGGGTGGGTCTTGACATCAGTTTTGGCCGGTTATGCCTTTGCCCGGCTAGAGTTCCCCGGTCGTGAATGGTTGTTTGGGGCATATCTGGCAACGCTGATGGTGCCGTTCGCGGTGCTAATTGTGCCGATGTACCGTCTGATGCTGGTATTTGGGTGGGTTGATCGCCTGGAAGCACTCATTATTCCCTGGCTGTTCACGGCCTACGGCACCTTCCTGCTACGACAGTTCTTTATGAGTGTGCCAAGAGATTTGGAAGATGCCGCGTTGATTGATGGCGCATCACACTGGGGCATTCTCTTCCGTATCTTTTTACCGCTCGCCCGCCCTGCTATTGCGACGCTGGCAACATTTGCCTTTCTCTATGCCTGGAATAGCTTTCTCTGGCCATTGATCATCATTAGTAGTCCGTCTCGTAAGGTTGTGACGCAGGGCCTAGTTGATCTTCAGGCACTCTACGCTGCGCGGGTTGATCTGATCATGGCTGGTTCGACCCTGGCTGTGCTGCCGACGCTAATTGTCTTCCTCTTTGCCCAGCGCTATTTTATCGAAGGCATTGCAACCTCTGGTCTGGCCGGGCGCTAA
- a CDS encoding UDP-glucose--hexose-1-phosphate uridylyltransferase, translating into MEQHELFTRPHRRLNRLTGEWVLVSPHRTQRPWLGQVEQLPPAGLPTYDPHCYLCPGNTRANGVQNPLYTETFVFENDFAALLPDIPLDRVSIRVSPDNETGPVLLHAEAERGICRVVCFSPRHDLTLAQMTQTEVRRVVEVWVEQYHELAAIDWVQSVLIFENRGAMMGASNPHPHGQIWANEQLPNEMRKELSTQTAYWQEHQQCLLCDYLKLELTLGERIVCANETWVALVPFWAIWPFETLVLPRVHAGAIGDLDDQGREGLAAILRELTGRYDRLFNVPFPYSMGFHQRPTDGLPHPGWHLHAHFYPPLLRSATVRKFMVGYEMLGQPQRDLTPEQAAARLRQ; encoded by the coding sequence ATGGAACAGCATGAACTTTTTACCCGGCCTCACCGCCGTCTGAACCGACTGACCGGCGAGTGGGTATTAGTTTCTCCGCATCGTACCCAACGTCCGTGGTTGGGGCAGGTTGAGCAACTGCCACCTGCCGGGCTACCGACGTATGACCCGCATTGTTATCTGTGTCCAGGGAATACACGGGCCAACGGTGTTCAAAATCCGTTGTATACCGAGACCTTTGTATTCGAGAACGATTTTGCCGCACTGCTGCCTGATATTCCACTAGATCGAGTAAGCATTCGGGTATCACCTGACAACGAAACGGGACCGGTGTTGCTCCACGCCGAAGCTGAGCGTGGTATCTGTCGGGTAGTCTGTTTCTCGCCGCGTCACGATCTGACACTGGCGCAGATGACGCAGACTGAGGTGCGGCGCGTGGTTGAGGTCTGGGTTGAGCAGTATCATGAATTGGCCGCCATTGATTGGGTGCAGTCGGTGCTGATTTTTGAGAATCGCGGGGCAATGATGGGCGCTTCTAATCCTCACCCGCACGGTCAAATCTGGGCCAACGAGCAATTGCCCAACGAGATGCGCAAAGAGCTGTCAACTCAGACCGCATACTGGCAGGAGCATCAGCAGTGTCTGCTCTGCGATTATCTGAAGCTGGAGCTGACGCTGGGTGAACGGATTGTATGCGCAAATGAGACGTGGGTAGCACTGGTTCCCTTCTGGGCAATCTGGCCGTTCGAGACACTGGTACTACCACGGGTTCACGCCGGGGCTATCGGTGATTTGGATGATCAGGGCCGTGAGGGTCTGGCCGCCATCTTGCGCGAGCTGACCGGCCGTTATGATCGGCTGTTTAATGTTCCCTTTCCCTACAGTATGGGTTTTCACCAGCGTCCGACCGACGGTTTACCCCATCCAGGATGGCACCTCCATGCCCATTTTTACCCACCATTGTTGCGTTCGGCGACGGTGCGTAAATTTATGGTTGGCTACGAAATGCTCGGCCAGCCGCAGCGCGATCTGACTCCGGAACAGGCGGCAGCCCGTTTGCGCCAGTAG
- a CDS encoding RNA polymerase sigma factor — translation MIASTMTTARQSTEFSVAVHPLIDAAVGSEHDIKTMDVAELAQRCAIESDRFYRGQSHDSRYSYELFRRALVERDEVAWNYLFQHYSPLVEGWIRRCSAFVNSGESSEYFVIGAFVKFWRAVTPERFAAFPNLASLLQYLQLCASSVVIDSVRAQSWAEMMPEEKIDTQQTAKTAPDEEAMQRVDRQEFWRYIDSLLHNESERVVVYGSFVLGLTPRAIFERYHMLFESVYDVYNVKRNVLNRLSRNHHLQALVRQA, via the coding sequence ATGATTGCGTCGACAATGACTACCGCTCGCCAATCGACAGAGTTTTCTGTGGCAGTTCATCCGCTTATCGATGCAGCGGTTGGCAGCGAACACGACATCAAGACCATGGATGTGGCAGAACTGGCCCAACGCTGTGCAATTGAAAGTGACCGGTTCTATCGCGGGCAATCACACGACTCGCGGTACAGCTATGAGCTATTTCGGCGCGCTCTAGTAGAACGTGATGAGGTAGCCTGGAACTATCTCTTTCAACACTATAGCCCTCTGGTAGAAGGGTGGATTCGGCGGTGCAGTGCTTTTGTCAATAGTGGTGAAAGCAGTGAGTACTTTGTGATCGGCGCCTTCGTGAAGTTTTGGCGGGCAGTGACACCAGAGCGTTTTGCTGCTTTTCCAAATCTGGCTTCACTGCTACAGTATTTGCAACTCTGCGCTTCGAGTGTTGTCATTGATTCTGTTCGCGCCCAGTCGTGGGCGGAAATGATGCCCGAAGAGAAGATTGATACGCAACAGACCGCGAAGACTGCCCCCGATGAGGAGGCCATGCAGCGGGTTGACCGACAGGAGTTCTGGCGTTATATCGATAGCCTGTTACACAATGAGAGCGAACGGGTGGTGGTCTACGGATCGTTTGTATTGGGGCTCACACCACGGGCGATCTTTGAACGCTATCATATGCTCTTTGAGAGTGTCTACGATGTGTACAATGTCAAGCGCAATGTTTTGAATCGACTTAGTCGCAACCACCATCTCCAGGCTTTAGTTCGACAGGCGTAA
- a CDS encoding VWA domain-containing protein yields the protein MAGEVTLRAALARPFLAATTTPQVAYVLLEAQPAAQLVQVRMPVNVCFVLDRSGSMKGEKIERLRQAVVRAIEQLDEQDTLSIVIFDHRTEVLVPAQPVRNRTTILDLVHRIRDAGGTRIAPALEKGLQELQKVPHGVRRLILLTDGQTEHEKECLLRAEDAGRLGIPITALGIGKDWNEDLLIEMANRSRGIADYIAQPSSIVNYFQHTVQRAQQTAIQNSVLTLRLVQGVTPRAVWQVTPLIDNLGYQPLNDRAVSINLGELESGQVRALLIELIVDPRPIGTYRIGQAELSYDVPPLRLVGEKTRLDIMLTFTADPTQLQQVTPNVMNIVEKISAFKLQTRALQDLAAGDVSGATQKLKSAVTRLLNQGEVELAATMQQEIANLEQQGQMSSEGQKTIKFQGRKTVRLTDIELPKE from the coding sequence ATGGCTGGAGAAGTTACGCTACGTGCAGCCCTGGCGCGCCCCTTTCTCGCCGCTACGACCACACCCCAAGTAGCATACGTGTTACTAGAAGCGCAACCGGCAGCGCAGTTGGTGCAGGTGCGGATGCCGGTGAATGTCTGTTTTGTACTCGACCGTAGCGGTTCAATGAAGGGCGAGAAGATTGAGCGTCTTCGTCAGGCGGTGGTGCGCGCAATCGAGCAGCTTGACGAGCAGGATACGCTGTCGATCGTCATTTTCGATCATCGAACCGAAGTGTTGGTTCCGGCTCAGCCGGTACGCAATCGGACAACCATTCTCGATCTGGTGCATCGCATCCGTGATGCTGGCGGAACGCGCATCGCTCCGGCGCTTGAGAAGGGGTTGCAAGAGTTGCAGAAGGTACCGCATGGTGTCCGCCGTCTGATTCTACTGACCGACGGCCAGACTGAGCACGAGAAGGAATGCCTGTTACGCGCAGAAGATGCAGGTCGGCTGGGGATACCCATCACCGCTCTTGGCATCGGCAAAGATTGGAACGAAGACCTGCTGATCGAGATGGCGAACCGTTCGCGGGGCATCGCCGATTATATCGCTCAACCTTCCTCAATTGTGAACTACTTTCAGCATACTGTGCAGCGTGCGCAACAGACGGCGATTCAGAATAGTGTGCTCACGCTACGCCTGGTGCAGGGGGTAACGCCGCGAGCCGTCTGGCAGGTCACGCCGCTCATTGATAATCTCGGTTATCAGCCGCTAAATGATCGCGCCGTCAGTATCAATCTCGGCGAGCTGGAGAGTGGGCAGGTGCGTGCCCTGCTGATCGAACTGATCGTTGATCCACGTCCAATCGGAACGTACCGTATTGGTCAGGCAGAGCTTAGCTACGATGTGCCACCGCTACGTCTGGTCGGGGAAAAGACCAGGCTTGACATTATGCTTACCTTTACCGCCGATCCGACTCAATTGCAGCAGGTTACTCCGAACGTGATGAACATTGTCGAGAAGATCAGTGCGTTTAAGTTGCAGACCCGTGCCTTGCAAGACCTGGCTGCTGGCGATGTCAGTGGGGCGACTCAGAAATTGAAGAGTGCGGTAACCCGCTTGCTCAATCAGGGAGAAGTAGAACTGGCTGCTACAATGCAGCAAGAGATTGCCAACCTTGAACAACAGGGTCAGATGTCGAGCGAAGGACAGAAGACGATCAAGTTTCAGGGACGTAAAACGGTACGTCTGACCGATATTGAGTTGCCGAAGGAGTAA
- the surE gene encoding 5'/3'-nucleotidase SurE: MYILVTNDDGYQSPGLVALRAVLSEIGEVVVVAPDRNWSAAGHYRKLFDPLRAWEGTLSDGSPALICDGTPADCVALAVMGLLDRKPDLVVSGINLGANLGTDLLYSGTVAAAMEALVFGIPGLAVSQVRPKDGKWDFGAAQVAVRHLVTLIRERGLPAEILLNLNIPPVAPTELRGIRVGRLGRRVYRDALVVRYDPRGRPYYWIDGAEPEDHYEDGTDIAAISDGYASLTPVQMDLTSHRWLDELRHWEWDGKRL, from the coding sequence ATGTACATTTTGGTCACGAACGACGATGGCTACCAGAGTCCAGGTTTGGTGGCGCTACGGGCAGTGCTTAGCGAGATTGGTGAAGTGGTGGTGGTTGCCCCTGACCGTAACTGGAGCGCTGCCGGTCATTATCGGAAGTTATTCGATCCGTTACGGGCTTGGGAAGGTACTTTAAGTGATGGTTCACCGGCACTGATTTGTGATGGTACACCAGCCGACTGTGTGGCCCTGGCCGTAATGGGACTTCTCGACCGTAAGCCCGATCTGGTTGTGTCGGGGATTAATCTGGGGGCGAATCTCGGTACCGATCTTCTCTATTCGGGGACGGTGGCAGCGGCGATGGAAGCTCTCGTCTTTGGTATTCCGGGACTAGCCGTATCGCAGGTGCGCCCTAAAGATGGGAAGTGGGATTTCGGAGCGGCACAAGTAGCAGTGCGGCATTTGGTAACGCTGATCCGTGAGCGCGGCCTGCCGGCAGAGATTCTGTTAAATTTGAACATTCCGCCAGTTGCCCCAACCGAATTGCGCGGGATCAGGGTGGGTCGTCTGGGGCGCCGGGTCTACCGCGATGCGCTGGTCGTGCGCTACGACCCACGGGGCCGACCGTATTACTGGATCGATGGCGCTGAACCGGAAGATCATTACGAAGATGGTACCGATATTGCTGCGATCAGTGATGGCTATGCAAGCCTGACACCGGTACAGATGGATTTGACCAGTCATCGCTGGTTAGACGAGCTGCGTCATTGGGAGTGGGATGGCAAGCGTTTATGA